The following are encoded together in the Osmerus eperlanus chromosome 18, fOsmEpe2.1, whole genome shotgun sequence genome:
- the wdr45 gene encoding WD repeat domain phosphoinositide-interacting protein 4 → MAQQRGVNTLQFNQDQSCFCCAMETGVRIYNVEPLMEKGHLDHEQVGSVALCSMLHRSNLLAVVGGGVSPKFSEISMLIWDDAREARDPKDKLVLEFTFTKPVLAVRMRHDKIIIVLKNRIYVYSFPDNPVKLFEFDTRDNPKGLCDLCPSMEKQLLVFPGHKCGSLQLVDLSNTKPGTSSAPFTINAHQSEIACLALNQPGSVAASASRKGTLIRLFDTTTRDKLVELRRGTDPATLYCINFSHDSSFLCASSDKGTVHIFALKDTKLNRRSALARVGKVGPVIGQYVDSQWSLASFTVPAECACICAFGKNTSKNVNSVIAICVDGTFHKYVFTPDGNCNREAFDVYLDICDDDDF, encoded by the exons ATGGCTCAACAGAGAGGAGTCAACACCCTCCAGTTCAACCAAGATCAGA GTTGTTTCTGTTGTGCCATGGAGACAGGTGTCAGAATCTACAACGTAGAACCTCTTATGGAGAAGGGACATCTTG accaTGAGCAGGTGGGTAGTGTGGCCCTGTGTTCCATGCTGCATCGATCAAACCTCCTGGCTGTTGTTGGAGGAGGAGTCAGCCCCAAGTTCTCCGAGATATCCA TGCTGATCTGGGATGATGCCAGGGAGGCACGGGACCCCAAGGACAAGCTGGTTCTGGAGTTCACCTTCACCAAGCCTGTGCTTGCGGTGCGCATGAGACATGACAA AATCATCATTGTCTTGAAGAACAGGATATACGTTTACAGTTTCCCTGACAACCCTGTAAAACTGTTTGAGTTTGACACCCGAGACAATCCTAAAG GGTTGTGTGATCTGTGTCCCAGTATGGAGAAACAGCTGCTAGTCTTCCCTGGTCACAAATGTGGCAGTCTGCAACTGGTG GACCTGTCGAACACCAAGCCCGGCACGTCGTCCGCCCCCTTCACCATCAACGCCCACCAGAGTGAGATCGCCTGCCTGGCGCTGAACCAGCCTGGCAGTGTCGCGGCCTCGGCCTCCCGCAAGGGCACCCTCATCCGCCTGTTCGACACCACGACCAGAGACAAGCTGGTGGAGCTCCGCAGAGGCACGGACCCGGCGACCCTCTACTGCATCAACTTCAGCCACGACTCCTCCTTCCTGTGCGCCTCCAGTGACAAGGGCACGGTGCACATCTTCGCTCTGAAGGACACCAAACTCAACCGACGCTCCGC atTGGCTCGTGTGGGGAAGGTGGgccctgtgattggtcagtatgtGGACAGCCAGTGGTCATTGGCTAGTTTCACAGTGCCAGCTGAGTGCGCGTGCATTTGTGCGTTTGGAAAGAACACGTCCAAAAATGTCAACTCTGTCATTG CTATTTGCGTGGATGGGACCTTCCATAAGTACGTGTTCACTCCGGATGGCAACTGTAACCGCGAAGCCTTCGACGTTTATCTGGACATTTGTGACGACGACGACTTTTAA